A genomic segment from Aegilops tauschii subsp. strangulata cultivar AL8/78 chromosome 1, Aet v6.0, whole genome shotgun sequence encodes:
- the LOC109742320 gene encoding protein FAR-RED IMPAIRED RESPONSE 1-like — protein MPATSLPRWGSFAGPVIRTSCLPPSPGLLRRGRDPRQQLPPRTSSTDIHHKQERVISPSSFPASMVPPPKNMPNHQYYMCVASVTHVPMMQKQIPPNIEAYVLPRLEMRFETFKEAKDFYNIYAKHAGFAVREGSKVETRVYLYCTKTKNSRMDDVDDVLKTVNFFREMKAINREFFRDMQLDESDRVKNIFWANASCRGAYQDFGDCIRDEDADSFRWLFKKFLRCMRGKAPTCIPTDQCPAMALAIPDAFKNTVHKLRRWHIMKKYREHLAYMYNLHEDFKDEFTSILNWPLMPTELEAAWKRLMDRYNLHDDATMKEQNTLTFYGFDTQMANLYSRAVYSEIKKRLKLSTHFMAIETEEPTKYLVRYNNPQKLSAWAQHAF, from the exons ATGCCAGCCACCTCCCTCCCTCGCTGGGGCTCCTTCGCCGGGCCCGTGATCCGCACCTcctgcctccctccctcgccgggGCTCCTTCGTCGGGGCCGTGATCCCCGCCAGCAGCTGCCTCCCCGGACCTCATCGACAGACATCCACCATAAGCAAGAGCGCGTCATCTCCCCAAGCTCCTTTCCTGCATCAATGGTGCCGCCTCCCAAGAACATGCCA AATCATCAGTACTACATGTGTGTTGCATCAGTGACACATGTTCCTATGATGCAGAAGCAGATA CCACCTAACATTGAAGCTTACGTTCTGCCAAGGCTAGAGATGCGCTTTGAAACTTTCAAAGAAGCAAAGGACTTCTACAACATCTATGCAAAGCACGCGGGTTTTGCTGTCAGGGAAGGCTCCAAGGTTGAGACTAGAGTCTACCTTTATTGCAC CAAAACAAAGAATTCAAGGATGGATGATGTGGACGATGTCCTAAAGACTGTCAACTTCTTTAGGGAGATGAAAGCTATAAACAGGGAATTCTTCCGTGACATGCAACTTGATGAGTCCGACAGAGTTAAGAACATATTCTGGGCGAACGCAAGCTGCCGAGGGGCGTATCAGGACTTCGGTGACTGC ATAAGAGATGAAGATGCAGATTCATTCAGATGGTTGTTCAAGAAATTTTTAAGGTGCATGAGAGGGAAGGCTCCTACATGCATCCCCACAG ACCAGTGCCCGGCGATGGCTTTGGCGATCCCAGATGCTTTCAAGAACACAGTACACAAGCTCCGCCGCTGGCACATTATGAAGAAGTACAGGGAACACCTCGCATACATGTACAATCTGCACGAAGACTTTAAGGATGAATTCACATCAATCCTCAACTGGCCCCTCATGCCAACTGAGCTTGAGGCTGCCTGGAAAAGACTCATGGATAGGTACAACCTCCATGATGATGCCACGATG AAGGAACAAAACACGCTGACCTTCTATGGGTTTGACACCCAGATGGCAAATCTTTACTCACGAGCTGTGTACAGCGAGATCAAAAAAAGGCTAAAACTGAGCACACACTTCATGGCGATAGAGACGGAAGAGCCCACAAAGTACCTCGTGCGCTACAACAACCCGCAAAAACTGTCTGCATGGGCTCAGCACGCGTTCTAG